The Acidimicrobiales bacterium DNA window GCCGGGGGGGGAAACCGGTCGGTCGGTCAGCGCACGCCGACGGCGGGGAGGGCGACGCCAACGCCGGCGTCGTCCAGGCGGGTCTTCCAGTCCCTGGCCTCGCCGATGGCGGCGGCGTAGTCGGCCCGGCGCCGGGCGGCCCGGCCGGTGACGGCGACCTCGGCCATCGCCCGCCCCGCGTACTGGGCCTCGATCCCCTCCCGCAGCATCTGGAGGGCCTCGGACCGCAGCTGGGAGATGCGGGACTCGGTGACGCCGAGGAAGCGGGCCAGCTCCTGGCTGGTCGTCCCCTCGAGGAAGTAGCCGACGATCACGAGGCGGTGCCGCTCGGGCAGCAGGCCGACCGCGTCGCGCAGGTAGGCGTGCAGCTCACGGCTCTCCAGCTCCTCGGACGGCTCGAGGGTGGCGTGGTCGGTCAGGACGTCGACCAGGGTCATCTCCTCCTCGTCGTCCTCGGCCACCGTGTGCTCGAGGGCCAGGACGACGGACCGGAAGATGCGGTCCTGGAGGCGGGCCAGCTCGCTCGCCGACATGCCGAGCGCCTCGGCCATCTCGTCGCGGGTCGGGACCCGGCCGAGGTCGGTCGCCAGCTGCTGCTCGACCCCCTCAAGCTTGCGGGCCAGGTTCCGCACCGAGCGCGGGGCCCAGTCGGCCGAGCGGACGGCGTCGAGGATGGCGCCCCTGATCCGCTGGGCGGCGAACCGGTCGAACGGCACGCCCCGGGAGGCGTCCCACCGCTGGGCCGCCTCGACCAGCCCGAGCGCACCCGCCCGGGCCAGCTCCTCGCGGTCCACGTGACGGGGGAAGTGCACCGCCACCTGGAACACGATGTGCTTCACGAGGGGCAGGTGCTCCTCGACCAACGCCGACAGCTCACGGTCCTCGACCATTGCACGCCCTCCACTCCAGCTCGCCGCCACCGGTCATCGACGGTTGCGGGGGAGGGCTTGAGGAATTTCTCTCAGGGCTGGTAGGCGGCGCCCTCGAACACGGCGGCCCGGACCCCCCGCCGGGCCAGCTCGGCGAGGAACGGGACCGGCTCCACGAGCTCGGCCAGCCCGGCCGCGCCCGGTCGCCGCACGTCCCCGTTGGCGACGGCGAGGGCGGCGACGGCGGCGACGGCCCCGGCGGCCACGGCCGGCCGGTCCATGGCCCCGAGCACCCGCACGTCGCGGCTCACGCCCTGGCGCCCGCGGACCTCGACCCGCACGGCGCCGACCGTCCCCTCCGGGTGGGGGCGGCGCAGCATCGGCAGGTGGGCGGTGAAGCGGTCCCGGCGGTTGGCCGCCAGGCGCGCGGTGACCCGGCCGACGCCCGGGAAGGCGGGCACGAGCAGGAGCGCGTCGGGCAGCGCGGCCCGGTAGCAGTCCTCGGCGCCGACGGGGTCGGGGAACCAGCACAGCTCCCGACCCGAGCCGCCCCGGCGCCGGACCCAGCCGCCGTCCCGCCAGTCGATGGCCATGCCGCCGAGGGCCTTGTGGTGCAGGCGGGCGCACGCCGGCCCGCCGGTGCCGACCTTGGCGACGTGGATCTCGTCCACCCGCTCGACGTCGGCGGCCGCGTGCCGGGCCAGCACGCAGGTGAGGCCGGGCGAGAAGCCGGCGGCCACGACGACCGAGCGGCCCCGCTCCCTCGCCTCGGGGTCGAGGTCGAGGAGCGCCTCCACGTCGGCCACGGCGTCCGACACCGACACGACCGACACGCCCCGCTCGAGCAGCGCCCTGGCCTCGGCGGCGTGGTCGCCCGACGGGGTGGCCAGCACGGCGACGTCGGCCTCGACGGGCGCCGGGTAGGGCGGCTTGTCGACGACGGCCTTGGCGCCGAGCGAGGCCGCCGCCGACTCCACCCGGTCGACCCGCTCGTCGCGGAGGACGACCTGGTCGACCTCGTCGGCGGACACCAGCTGGCGGGCGACCCGGGCGCCGACGGCCCCGACGCCCACGACCGCGACCCGCATCAGCGCAGGTCCGGCCCGGACAGCTCCCGCCAGCCGCCCTCCTGGGGCGGCACCCCACCGGAGCCCCGCAGGCGGATGGCGGCGGCGATGGCGCCGGCCGCGACCAGTGCCGTCACCGCTCGCCGGAGGGCCTTCATGCGCCGAAGGGTACCCGCGCCGTCCCCGGCGTCAGCAGACGGCGGGGATGCGGGTGGTGAGGACGTACCGGTAGGCGGCGTCGCAGTTGCCGAAGATCACGAGGCGGATCGAGCCGTCCTCGTTGTGGACCTGGCGGCCGTCGACCGGGAGCTGCTCGGGCTTGGCCGACTGCTCGGCCGCCGCCTTGAGCGGCACCGCGCACCCGGCCACCGTGAGGACCAGGGCCGCCAGCGCCGCGGCGCCCCGCCCGGAGGTGCGTCGTCCTCCACCGCCCTCTGCCATCCCCGACCTCCGCGCCGACGCCGACCGAGCCGTGGACGAACCGGGATCGGCGGTCGGTGGCGACGGTGCCGCGGACGAGTCGGTCCAGGAACGCTCGGCCCGTCCTTGCCCAGGATCCGCCGGCCGAACCGTGGTGGCACTCGGGCGAGCACGCGCCGTGAGCCCGCCGGTCGCGAGGCTCGACGGCCGGGGCGGCCGGAGCGCCGGGGCCCGCCCCCGGCGTGCGATCGGGTGGGGCTAGCTGGAATCGAACCAGCGACCTCATCCTTATCAGGGATGCGCTCTAACCGACTGAGCTATAGCCCCGGAGGCGGTCGAGGCTACACGACCGGGCGGCGGGTCTCCTCCTCGATGACCGTCACCCGGATGCCGCCGACGAGGTCGCTGATGAGGTTGAACAGCACGGCCATCAGCACGTTCGTGGCGGTGCCGGCGACGACCATGACGAGGCCGACGAGGGCCGACGCCCGCAGCATCTGGTTGGGCTCGAACTGGAACGTCTCGAACCCGAACAGCTCCTCGACGAAGCTCTCGATGTTGTCCACCAGGCCGGTGGACGCGGCCGCGTTCCACAGCAGGACGGCGGCGGTGAGCACGACGAGGAACAGCACCAGGTAGAAGAGCAGCGAGAGCTTCAGCACCGACCACGGGTCGACGTGGCGGATCTGGCGACGGACCTTGCGGGCCCGCATCTTCCGGGTGCGGCGCTTGGCCCGCCAGCCCCGGTTGAGGTTGGCCGGGGGCGAGTGCTTGCCGCGGCGGGGCAGCGGCTGGGTGTCCTCCGGCGACGCGTCCGGGTCGACGTCGGGCAGCGGGGCGGCCCGGAGGTCGACCCTCGTCTGGTCCGGGGCCATCGCCGGCGCCGCCGCCCCGGTGACGAACGGCGGCGGCATGGTGGGCGCGGTCACGTGCCCGGTCCCGTTGCCGCCGACGGCGGGAGGTGCCGGCGGGGCGGCCGTCGCCCCGGTGGCGTAGTGGCCGGCCCCGTTGCCGGTGTACGGCGGCGGGGGCGGCGGCAGGACCGACGGACGGCCGGCGTGGCCGGCGCCGTTGCCCGACATCGGCGGCGGCGGCACGACGGACGGGCCGCTCCCCATGTGACCGGCGCCGTTGGCGGCGACCGGCGGCGGGGGCGGCACGTAGGACGGCGCGGGCGCGGCGGTGAGGGGCAGGGTCGTCGCCCCTGGCGGCGGGACCGGTCCGGTCCCGGGAACGGCGGGCGCCGGCTTCGGCGGGGCGACGACCTCGTCCCAGGCGCGTTGGGGCCGAGAGCCGTCGGGCTGCATCACAGGCAGTGTAGGTAACCAGTCGGGCGGGTCGTAGTCGCGCCCTTCCCGTCGGCCGCCCCGGCACCGGCGTGAGGCCGCCGATCAGGGCCCACGGGCACCGCAGAGCTCGAAGTGGACGGGGTCCGTCGCCGGCAGCGGCTGGCACAGCCCGGCCTCGGCGGCCACCGTCAGCAACGTCGGGACGAACGACGACGGGACGTCGATGGCCAGCCCCCGCTCGTGCATCGACGTGCCCGGCCGGGCCACCGGGAACGGGTTGGTGGCTCGGTCGGCCCACAGGACCGCCTGCTCGGCCGTCGAGCGGTACCCCGAGACCACCGGCACCGGCTGCCCGAGCAGCGCGCCGGCCCGCTCCACGGCCGCCGCCATCGCCGGCACCAGGCCGCCCACGTCGCCCGCGCCGGCGCCACTGACGCCGCCCCCGCCCCGCTCCAACGCGGCCCTCGCCCTGGCCGTCGCCCCGTCGACGGTCACCTCGACCTGGGCGGCGCCCCCGTCGACCGTGAACGAGACGAGGCGACCGCCGTTGGCCGCCGCGGCGTCGGCGGCGGACGCCTCGCCCTCGGCGGCACCGGCCAGCGCGCCGGCGTCGGCGGCCGTGCGGGCCCTGGCCCTGGCGAACGTGGCCCCTCCGAGGTGGGTGAGGGCGACCGCCGCCACCCCGGCCAGGAGGACGACGACGGCGAGCAGGGGCGTCGCCTGCCCCCGGTCGTGAGGAACGGGGGGACGACGGAGATCGGATCCGGGCGGCACGGGCCACCTCCAGGGCGCGACAGGGTCGAGGCGTCGGGGGAAGTGGCGCTGGGCTGCCGCGGCGTCGGGCGCGGCGGACGTCAGCCCGTCGTGGCGTCGGGGGAAGTGGCGCCGGGGGAAGCGACGTGGGTGGCGGCGGGAGGCCGCCGGAGGTCAGGCCTCCGGGTCGTCGGCGCCGAGCACGGGGGCGGCGGCGGCCACGGCCTGGCCGCGATCGAGGTTCATCACCCGGACGCCGGTGGCGTCGCGGCCCTGGGAGCTGATCTCCCTGACCGGGATGCGGATGACCACGCCGGCCCCGCCGATCAGCAGGATCTCGTCGTCCAGGCCGGCGAGGAAGGCGGCGACGACCCGACCCCGGGCACGCGTCAGTCGCATGCCGATCACGCCCATCCCGCCCCTGCCCTTGCGGGGGTAGTGGACGAGCTTGGTGCGCTTCCCGTAGCCGGCATCCGTGACGATGATCAGGTCGGCGTCGTCCCTGGCCACGTCGCAGGACACGACCTCGTCGCCGGCCCGCAGCTTCATGCCGATCACGCCGCCGGCGGCCCGGCCCATGGGCCGCACTTCGTCGCCGGCGAAGCGGATCGTCTGGCCGTCGGCGCTGACCATGAACACGTCGTCGCCCTCGTTGGCCGGGATCACCCGCACGAGCTCGTCGCCGTCGCGGAGGTTGATGGCGATGAGCCCCGCCCGCAGGGACGAGTCGTACTCGGTGAACCGGGTCTTCTTCACCTGCCCGTTCTTCGTCGCGAAGAACAGGAAGTGGTGGGACTCGTAGTCGCGGGTGTCGATGATGGCCTGCACGGTCTCACCCGGCGCCAGCGGCAGCAGGTTGACGATGGCCGTGCCCCTGGCCGTGCGGTCCTTCATCGGGATCTCGTGGGCCCGCAGCCGGTACACCTTGCCGCGGTTCGAGAAGAACAGCAGGTAGGCGTGGGCGCTCGTGTGGATGATGTGGACGACGTAGTCCTCGTCCCGCAGG harbors:
- a CDS encoding M15 family metallopeptidase: MPPGSDLRRPPVPHDRGQATPLLAVVVLLAGVAAVALTHLGGATFARARARTAADAGALAGAAEGEASAADAAAANGGRLVSFTVDGGAAQVEVTVDGATARARAALERGGGGVSGAGAGDVGGLVPAMAAAVERAGALLGQPVPVVSGYRSTAEQAVLWADRATNPFPVARPGTSMHERGLAIDVPSSFVPTLLTVAAEAGLCQPLPATDPVHFELCGARGP
- a CDS encoding DUF3566 domain-containing protein translates to MQPDGSRPQRAWDEVVAPPKPAPAVPGTGPVPPPGATTLPLTAAPAPSYVPPPPPVAANGAGHMGSGPSVVPPPPMSGNGAGHAGRPSVLPPPPPPYTGNGAGHYATGATAAPPAPPAVGGNGTGHVTAPTMPPPFVTGAAAPAMAPDQTRVDLRAAPLPDVDPDASPEDTQPLPRRGKHSPPANLNRGWRAKRRTRKMRARKVRRQIRHVDPWSVLKLSLLFYLVLFLVVLTAAVLLWNAAASTGLVDNIESFVEELFGFETFQFEPNQMLRASALVGLVMVVAGTATNVLMAVLFNLISDLVGGIRVTVIEEETRRPVV
- a CDS encoding Gfo/Idh/MocA family oxidoreductase, which gives rise to MRVAVVGVGAVGARVARQLVSADEVDQVVLRDERVDRVESAAASLGAKAVVDKPPYPAPVEADVAVLATPSGDHAAEARALLERGVSVVSVSDAVADVEALLDLDPEARERGRSVVVAAGFSPGLTCVLARHAAADVERVDEIHVAKVGTGGPACARLHHKALGGMAIDWRDGGWVRRRGGSGRELCWFPDPVGAEDCYRAALPDALLLVPAFPGVGRVTARLAANRRDRFTAHLPMLRRPHPEGTVGAVRVEVRGRQGVSRDVRVLGAMDRPAVAAGAVAAVAALAVANGDVRRPGAAGLAELVEPVPFLAELARRGVRAAVFEGAAYQP
- a CDS encoding FliA/WhiG family RNA polymerase sigma factor, whose product is MVEDRELSALVEEHLPLVKHIVFQVAVHFPRHVDREELARAGALGLVEAAQRWDASRGVPFDRFAAQRIRGAILDAVRSADWAPRSVRNLARKLEGVEQQLATDLGRVPTRDEMAEALGMSASELARLQDRIFRSVVLALEHTVAEDDEEEMTLVDVLTDHATLEPSEELESRELHAYLRDAVGLLPERHRLVIVGYFLEGTTSQELARFLGVTESRISQLRSEALQMLREGIEAQYAGRAMAEVAVTGRAARRRADYAAAIGEARDWKTRLDDAGVGVALPAVGVR